One Actinomadura viridis genomic region harbors:
- a CDS encoding acetyl-CoA hydrolase/transferase family protein has protein sequence MRIMSHSRLATVLSGLPGVPRVVAGGNFATPRRALAILDAALPEYRLFMLNAQGEPPDRDGVTLETPFVGPGMRGRRNLRYFPCRLSLVPHLLGGSLPPDVVVVQTSRPVGGTVSLGIEVNVLPAAIEAVRARGGLVIAQVNPRMPYTYGDGVMAVEEFDHAIEADEPLAVPVPREPGEASREIGERVARLVPERATLQLGIGAVPDAVLASLRERRGLAIWSEMFSDGVLALEKAGALDETPITASFAFGGEELYAWADRNERIRMLRTEKTNDPGLIARRPRLVSVNSALQVDLFAQANASRVNGVIYSGFGGQTDFVVGALHSPGGRAIIALPSWHPRADVSTVIPRLAGPVTSFQHSFIVSEQGTAAVWGHDASAQAQQIVDRVAHPSVREELREEGRRLGFALR, from the coding sequence ATGCGCATCATGTCCCACTCCCGCCTGGCCACCGTCCTGTCGGGGCTGCCCGGCGTCCCGAGGGTGGTGGCCGGCGGCAACTTCGCCACGCCCCGGCGGGCGCTGGCGATCCTGGACGCCGCGCTGCCGGAGTACCGGCTGTTCATGCTGAACGCCCAGGGCGAGCCGCCCGACCGCGACGGGGTGACGCTGGAGACGCCGTTCGTCGGGCCGGGCATGCGGGGCCGGCGGAACCTGCGGTACTTCCCCTGCCGGCTCTCCCTCGTCCCGCACCTGCTCGGCGGTTCCCTGCCGCCCGACGTCGTGGTGGTCCAGACGTCGCGGCCCGTCGGCGGAACGGTCTCGCTGGGCATCGAGGTCAACGTCCTGCCCGCGGCCATCGAGGCGGTACGGGCCCGCGGCGGGCTGGTGATCGCCCAGGTCAACCCGCGGATGCCGTACACCTACGGGGACGGGGTGATGGCCGTGGAGGAGTTCGACCACGCCATCGAGGCCGACGAGCCCCTGGCCGTCCCGGTGCCGCGCGAGCCCGGCGAGGCGTCACGCGAGATCGGGGAGCGGGTGGCCCGGCTCGTGCCGGAGCGGGCGACCCTTCAGCTGGGCATCGGCGCGGTCCCGGACGCGGTCCTGGCCTCGTTGCGCGAGCGCCGGGGCCTGGCGATCTGGTCGGAGATGTTCAGCGACGGGGTCCTCGCGCTGGAGAAGGCCGGGGCTCTGGACGAGACCCCGATCACCGCGTCGTTCGCGTTCGGCGGCGAGGAGCTGTACGCCTGGGCCGACCGCAACGAGCGGATCCGGATGCTGCGGACGGAGAAGACCAACGATCCGGGGCTGATCGCGCGGCGGCCCCGGCTGGTGTCGGTGAACTCCGCTCTGCAGGTGGACCTGTTCGCGCAGGCCAACGCCAGCCGGGTGAACGGGGTGATCTACTCGGGGTTCGGGGGCCAGACCGACTTCGTGGTGGGCGCGCTGCACTCCCCCGGCGGCCGGGCGATCATCGCGCTGCCCTCCTGGCACCCCCGCGCCGACGTCTCGACGGTGATCCCGCGGCTGGCGGGGCCGGTGACCTCCTTCCAGCACAGCTTCATCGTCAGCGAGCAGGGCACGGCGGCGGTCTGGGGGCACGACGCCTCGGCCCAGGCGCAGCAGATCGTGGACCGGGTGGCCCATCCCTCGGTGCGCGAGGAGCTGCGCGAGGAGGGCCGCCGGCTCGGCTTCGCGCTTCGCTGA
- a CDS encoding NAD(P)-dependent alcohol dehydrogenase, protein MRALRLLDWKSEPVMSEVPDPVPGPGQVVLRVGGAGACHSDLHLMHDFEAGLLPWGPPFTLGHENSGWVHATGPGVTGLEPGQAVAVYGPWGCGVCARCRVGAENYCENPAGAPVPAGGGGLGLDGGMADLMLIPDARLLVPLPAALDPVTAAPLADAALTPYHAVRRSWTKLAPGATAAVVGVGGLGHLAVQILKATTAARIVAVDLRPQALDLARESGADLVFTPGDAAAGIREATGGRGADVVLDFVGSDTTLALGAAAARTVGDLTVVGIGGGTLPVSFFSVPYEVSVQTTYWGTRPELIEVLDLAARGLLRPDVTTFPLERAMDAYRAMERGELAGRAVIVPAAHG, encoded by the coding sequence GTGCGCGCGCTGCGGTTGCTCGACTGGAAGTCCGAACCCGTGATGAGCGAGGTCCCCGATCCCGTGCCCGGCCCGGGGCAGGTGGTCCTGCGCGTCGGCGGCGCCGGGGCCTGCCACTCGGACCTGCACCTGATGCACGATTTCGAGGCGGGGCTGCTCCCGTGGGGACCGCCGTTCACCCTGGGCCACGAGAACTCCGGATGGGTGCACGCGACCGGCCCCGGCGTGACCGGCCTGGAACCGGGGCAGGCGGTGGCCGTGTACGGGCCGTGGGGCTGCGGCGTCTGCGCGCGCTGCCGGGTCGGGGCCGAGAACTACTGCGAGAACCCCGCGGGCGCCCCGGTGCCCGCCGGAGGCGGCGGGCTCGGGCTGGACGGCGGGATGGCCGACCTGATGCTCATCCCCGACGCGCGCCTCCTGGTCCCGCTGCCCGCGGCCCTGGACCCGGTCACGGCGGCGCCGCTCGCGGACGCCGCGCTCACCCCGTACCACGCGGTGCGCCGGTCCTGGACGAAGCTGGCGCCCGGCGCCACCGCCGCCGTCGTCGGCGTGGGCGGGCTGGGGCACCTGGCCGTCCAGATCCTCAAGGCCACCACCGCCGCCCGGATCGTGGCGGTCGACCTGCGGCCGCAGGCGCTCGACCTGGCCCGGGAGAGCGGCGCGGACCTCGTCTTCACGCCCGGCGACGCCGCCGCGGGGATCCGCGAGGCGACCGGGGGCCGGGGCGCGGACGTCGTCCTGGACTTCGTCGGCTCGGACACCACGCTCGCCCTGGGCGCCGCGGCGGCCCGGACGGTCGGCGACCTGACCGTCGTCGGCATCGGCGGCGGCACGCTCCCCGTCTCGTTCTTCTCGGTGCCCTACGAGGTGTCGGTGCAGACGACGTACTGGGGCACCCGGCCCGAGCTGATCGAGGTCCTCGACCTGGCCGCGCGCGGGCTGCTGCGCCCGGACGTGACGACCTTCCCGCTGGAGCGGGCGATGGACGCCTACCGCGCGATGGAGCGCGGTGAGCTGGCGGGGCGGGCCGTGATCGTTCCCGCCGCGCACGGCTGA
- a CDS encoding DUF3073 domain-containing protein: MGRGRAKAKQAKVARKLKYSGGGTDLERLRRELGAAGTATADRHTAAEDERYDPHARYDRERAGEPED; the protein is encoded by the coding sequence ATGGGGCGCGGTCGGGCGAAGGCCAAGCAGGCGAAGGTCGCTCGCAAGCTCAAGTACAGCGGAGGGGGCACCGACCTGGAGCGGCTGCGCCGCGAGCTGGGCGCCGCCGGGACGGCCACGGCCGACCGGCACACCGCCGCCGAGGACGAGCGGTACGACCCCCACGCACGGTACGACCGGGAGCGTGCCGGGGAGCCGGAGGACTGA
- a CDS encoding ArsR/SmtB family transcription factor: protein MPVLLHQAKAELFKTLGHPVRVRVLELLGEGPMPVRDLLSAIEVEASNLSQQLAVLRRAGIVTARRDGATVTYALAGGDVSELMGAARRILTDLLADQGELLAALRADGPLREPAPERPVGDPVLGNRL, encoded by the coding sequence GTGCCGGTTTTGCTCCACCAGGCCAAGGCCGAGCTGTTCAAGACGCTGGGCCATCCGGTGCGCGTGCGGGTGCTGGAGCTGCTGGGCGAGGGGCCGATGCCGGTCCGGGACCTGCTGTCCGCGATCGAGGTGGAGGCGTCCAACCTGTCCCAGCAGCTGGCGGTCTTGCGCCGGGCCGGGATCGTGACCGCCCGCCGCGACGGGGCGACGGTGACCTACGCCCTGGCCGGCGGCGACGTCTCCGAGCTGATGGGCGCGGCACGGCGGATCCTCACCGACCTGCTGGCCGACCAGGGCGAGCTGCTGGCCGCGCTCAGGGCCGACGGGCCGCTCCGCGAGCCGGCCCCGGAGCGGCCCGTGGGCGACCCGGTCCTGGGGAACCGGCTCTGA
- a CDS encoding AAA family ATPase: MTPAPAAVSETHTGVVFFAGDRAYKMKKPVDLGFVDFTGRASRERACHREVRLNRRFAPDVYLGVADVHGPDGTVCDHLVIMRRMPAERRLSTLVAGHAPAEAVEEPVRATARALAAWHARAPRGPEIAAEGGRDALLGRWADGFEQVRPFHGRVLDAAAAEEIEARARDYLAGRAPLLEARAAAGRVVDGHGDLMADDIFCLDDGPRILDCLEFDDRLRWLDGLDDAAFLAMDLERLGAPSLAERFVRWYAEFAADPAPPSLQHHYVAYRAFVRAKVACLRHAQGDRRAAAAAGTFAGTALRHLRAGTVGLVLVGGTPGTGKSTLAGAIAGRLGCTLLSSDRIRKELAGLSPEDPAAAAYGEGLYGPEQTFRTYTELARRTRRLLEQGETVVLDASWTSRAHRDLVTALARRERAELHQLRCQVPEAVAAERLRTRPRGASDADAHVAAAMAATADPWPEAVTVDTGGPLERSLEHALAIVRPHGAEHVWRHRPQISPD, from the coding sequence ATGACGCCCGCGCCCGCCGCCGTGAGCGAGACCCACACCGGGGTCGTCTTCTTCGCCGGAGACCGCGCCTACAAGATGAAGAAGCCGGTCGATCTCGGCTTCGTCGACTTCACCGGCCGCGCCTCCCGGGAACGCGCCTGCCACCGGGAGGTACGGCTCAACCGGCGCTTCGCCCCCGACGTCTACCTGGGCGTCGCCGACGTGCACGGTCCCGACGGCACCGTCTGCGACCACCTGGTCATCATGCGGCGGATGCCCGCCGAACGCAGGCTGTCGACGCTGGTGGCCGGGCACGCCCCGGCCGAGGCCGTCGAGGAGCCGGTGCGCGCCACGGCCCGCGCCCTGGCCGCCTGGCACGCCAGGGCACCGCGCGGCCCCGAGATCGCGGCCGAGGGCGGCCGGGACGCGCTGCTGGGCCGGTGGGCCGACGGCTTCGAGCAGGTCCGCCCCTTCCACGGCCGCGTCCTGGACGCCGCCGCGGCCGAGGAGATCGAGGCGCGCGCACGCGACTACCTGGCCGGGCGCGCGCCGCTGCTGGAGGCCCGCGCCGCCGCGGGGCGGGTGGTCGACGGGCACGGCGACCTGATGGCCGACGACATCTTCTGCCTGGACGACGGCCCCCGGATCCTGGACTGCCTGGAGTTCGACGACCGGCTCCGGTGGCTGGACGGCCTGGACGACGCCGCGTTCCTGGCCATGGACCTCGAACGGCTCGGCGCGCCCTCCCTGGCCGAGCGGTTCGTCCGCTGGTACGCCGAGTTCGCGGCCGACCCGGCCCCGCCCTCGCTCCAGCACCACTACGTGGCCTACCGGGCGTTCGTCCGCGCCAAGGTCGCCTGCCTGCGCCACGCTCAGGGCGACCGGCGGGCCGCCGCCGCGGCCGGGACGTTCGCCGGGACGGCCCTGCGCCACCTGCGCGCCGGCACGGTCGGGCTCGTCCTGGTCGGCGGCACGCCCGGCACCGGCAAGAGCACCCTCGCCGGCGCGATCGCCGGCCGGCTGGGCTGCACCCTGCTCAGCAGCGACCGGATCCGCAAGGAGCTGGCCGGGCTGTCCCCCGAGGACCCGGCCGCCGCCGCGTACGGGGAGGGCCTCTACGGCCCGGAACAGACCTTCCGTACCTACACCGAGCTGGCCCGGCGCACCCGGCGGCTGCTGGAGCAGGGCGAGACCGTCGTCCTGGACGCCTCCTGGACGTCCCGGGCGCACCGGGACCTGGTCACCGCCCTGGCCCGCCGGGAACGGGCCGAGCTGCACCAGCTGCGCTGCCAGGTGCCCGAGGCGGTCGCCGCCGAGCGCCTGCGCACCCGCCCGCGCGGGGCCTCCGACGCCGACGCGCACGTCGCGGCGGCCATGGCGGCCACCGCCGACCCCTGGCCCGAGGCGGTCACCGTGGACACCGGCGGCCCCCTGGAGAGATCCCTCGAACACGCTCTGGCGATCGTGCGCCCGCACGGCGCCGAGCACGTCTGGCGGCACCGTCCCCAGATCTCACCGGACTGA
- a CDS encoding CBS domain-containing protein, which translates to MRRRMVAHVMTRNVVTVTEDTPFAEIVEALAEHDIRAVPVIDEDRRVLGVVSDADLLRKEEYRDAGESRPLFEGRRRHAARLKAAAIDAAGLMTAPAVTLGPDMPVARAARILARHDVKQAPVVDDEGRLAGIVARADLLRLFLRSDEEIHDEIVREVLVHDLWQDPARVRVRVRDGVVGLTGTLEARSLVPICVRLAAATEGVVDVVEDLAYDHDDTRPASYPRA; encoded by the coding sequence ATGCGACGCCGGATGGTCGCCCACGTGATGACCAGGAACGTGGTCACCGTGACCGAGGACACCCCGTTCGCCGAGATCGTGGAGGCGCTGGCCGAGCACGACATCCGGGCGGTGCCGGTGATCGACGAGGACCGCCGGGTCCTCGGCGTCGTCAGCGACGCCGACCTGCTGCGCAAGGAGGAGTACCGGGACGCCGGCGAGAGCCGCCCGCTGTTCGAGGGCCGGCGGCGGCACGCGGCCCGGCTGAAGGCGGCCGCCATCGACGCCGCCGGGCTGATGACCGCGCCGGCGGTGACCCTGGGCCCCGACATGCCGGTGGCCAGGGCCGCCAGGATCCTGGCCCGGCACGACGTCAAGCAGGCGCCGGTCGTGGACGACGAGGGCCGCCTGGCCGGCATCGTGGCGCGGGCCGACCTGCTGCGCCTCTTCCTGCGCTCGGACGAGGAGATCCACGACGAGATCGTCCGGGAGGTCCTGGTGCACGACCTGTGGCAGGACCCCGCCCGGGTCCGCGTCCGCGTCCGCGACGGCGTGGTCGGGCTCACCGGAACCCTGGAGGCCAGGAGCCTCGTCCCGATCTGCGTGCGGCTGGCCGCCGCGACCGAGGGCGTCGTGGACGTGGTGGAGGATCTCGCCTACGACCATGACGACACCCGCCCGGCCTCCTACCCGCGGGCCTAG
- a CDS encoding glycoside hydrolase family 65 protein yields MSRWLLAYEGYDPRAEGVREALCTLGNGYFATRGAQPESAADGVHYPGTYIAGCYDRLPSDVAGHTVSNEDLVNAPNWLPLTIRVEEGPWFRPAEAAARGGMASYRQELDLRRGVLTRLIRFTDEEGRTIRMAQRRIVSMEDPHVAAMETTIVPENWSGRLEIRSALDGRVTNAGVARYRLLNGAHLVPGAEGEREPESMWLSCRTAASGIDIAVAARTRVDAARGRTASKERGWIAQDIEVEAEEGVPVTVEKVAAVFTSRDRAIEECTEAALTRVERAAGFDELLERHILAWGRLWRRCQLSVDREDVQRVLNLHMFHLLQTVSEHTVDLDVGVPARGLHGEAYRGHVFWDELFVLPFFSIRFPEAARALLLYRWRRLPEARWAARRAGHRGAMYPWQSGADGREETQRLHLNPRSGRWLPDHSHLQRHVGLAVAHNVWRFYEATGDEEFLAEYGAEMLLEIARFFADAAVYNRALDRYEIRGVMGPDEYHDGYPGRAVPGLDNNGYTNVLTVWVLSRALEVLALLPGDRREELRERLALTREEIARMEDVSRKMRVVFHDGVLSQFEGYEDLEELDWDAYRRRYGDIRRLDRILEAEGDSTNRYKASKQADALMLFFLLTGAEIDTLLARLGHPPDPGLIERTIAYYLPRTSHGSSLSSLVYAWLMAHVDGEEAWRLFVDTLHGDVDDGRRGTTAEGIHLGAMAGTVNLVQRCYAGITTRGSVLNLDPRLPAGIGELRLGLRYRGHWGVDLSCRRDRLRVELRPGVASPIEVACGGRTVTIEPGGAWETPLSEGRLPPPSPGPAP; encoded by the coding sequence GTGAGCCGCTGGCTGCTCGCCTACGAGGGGTACGACCCGCGCGCCGAGGGCGTCCGTGAGGCGCTCTGCACGCTGGGCAACGGGTACTTCGCGACGCGGGGCGCGCAGCCGGAGTCGGCCGCCGACGGCGTGCACTACCCGGGGACCTACATCGCCGGGTGCTACGACCGGCTGCCCTCGGACGTGGCCGGCCACACCGTCTCCAACGAGGACCTGGTCAACGCCCCGAACTGGCTGCCGCTCACGATCCGGGTGGAGGAGGGCCCGTGGTTCCGGCCCGCCGAGGCCGCCGCCCGCGGCGGCATGGCGTCCTACCGGCAGGAGCTGGACCTGCGGCGGGGCGTGCTGACCCGGCTCATCCGGTTCACCGACGAGGAGGGCCGGACGATCCGGATGGCGCAGCGCCGGATCGTGTCCATGGAGGACCCGCACGTCGCGGCGATGGAGACGACCATCGTCCCGGAGAACTGGAGCGGCCGGCTGGAGATCCGTTCCGCGCTCGACGGGCGGGTGACCAATGCCGGCGTCGCCCGTTACCGCCTGCTGAACGGGGCCCACCTGGTGCCCGGCGCCGAGGGCGAGCGGGAGCCGGAGTCGATGTGGCTGAGCTGCCGGACCGCCGCCTCCGGGATCGACATCGCCGTGGCCGCCCGTACCCGGGTGGACGCCGCCAGGGGCCGGACGGCGAGCAAGGAACGCGGCTGGATCGCCCAGGACATCGAGGTGGAGGCCGAGGAGGGCGTCCCCGTCACCGTCGAGAAGGTCGCGGCGGTGTTCACCTCGCGGGACCGCGCGATCGAGGAGTGCACGGAGGCCGCGCTCACCCGGGTGGAGCGGGCGGCGGGCTTCGACGAGCTGCTGGAACGGCACATCCTGGCCTGGGGGCGGCTGTGGCGCCGCTGCCAGCTGAGCGTCGACCGCGAGGACGTCCAGCGCGTGCTCAACCTGCACATGTTCCACCTGCTCCAGACGGTGTCGGAGCACACGGTGGACCTCGACGTCGGCGTGCCGGCGCGGGGCCTGCACGGCGAGGCGTACCGGGGCCACGTCTTCTGGGACGAGCTGTTCGTCCTGCCGTTCTTCAGCATCCGCTTCCCCGAGGCCGCGCGGGCCCTGCTGCTGTACCGGTGGCGGCGGCTCCCCGAGGCGCGCTGGGCGGCCCGGCGGGCGGGGCACCGCGGCGCGATGTACCCGTGGCAGAGCGGCGCCGACGGGCGCGAGGAGACCCAGCGGCTGCACCTCAACCCGCGCTCGGGCCGCTGGCTGCCCGACCACTCCCACCTCCAGCGGCACGTCGGCCTGGCCGTCGCGCACAACGTCTGGCGGTTCTACGAGGCCACCGGCGACGAGGAGTTCCTCGCCGAGTACGGCGCGGAGATGCTCCTGGAGATCGCCCGGTTCTTCGCCGACGCCGCCGTCTACAACCGGGCCCTGGACCGGTACGAGATCCGCGGCGTCATGGGCCCGGACGAGTACCACGACGGCTACCCCGGCCGGGCCGTGCCGGGGCTCGACAACAACGGCTACACCAACGTCCTGACCGTGTGGGTGCTGTCGCGGGCCCTGGAGGTCCTCGCGCTGCTCCCCGGCGACCGCCGCGAGGAGCTGCGCGAACGGCTGGCCCTCACCCGCGAGGAGATCGCCCGGATGGAGGACGTGAGCCGCAAGATGCGGGTCGTCTTCCATGACGGCGTGCTCAGCCAGTTCGAGGGCTACGAGGACCTGGAGGAGCTGGACTGGGACGCCTACCGGCGCAGGTACGGCGACATCCGCCGACTGGACCGGATCCTGGAGGCCGAGGGGGACTCGACCAACCGGTACAAGGCGTCCAAGCAGGCCGACGCGCTGATGCTGTTCTTCCTGCTGACGGGGGCGGAGATCGACACCCTCCTGGCCCGGCTGGGGCATCCGCCGGACCCGGGCCTGATCGAGCGGACGATCGCGTACTACCTCCCCCGCACCAGCCACGGGTCGTCCCTCAGCTCGCTGGTCTACGCGTGGCTGATGGCGCACGTCGACGGCGAGGAGGCGTGGCGGCTGTTCGTGGACACCCTGCACGGCGACGTGGACGACGGCCGGCGGGGCACCACGGCGGAGGGGATCCACCTGGGCGCGATGGCCGGGACGGTGAACCTCGTCCAGCGCTGCTACGCGGGCATCACCACGCGGGGAAGCGTGCTCAACCTCGACCCGAGGCTGCCCGCGGGGATCGGGGAGCTGCGCCTGGGGCTGCGCTACCGCGGGCACTGGGGCGTGGACCTGTCGTGCCGCCGTGACCGGCTGCGCGTCGAGCTGCGGCCCGGCGTCGCCTCCCCGATCGAGGTGGCCTGCGGCGGGCGGACCGTGACGATCGAACCGGGCGGCGCCTGGGAGACGCCGCTGTCGGAGGGCCGCCTGCCCCCGCCCTCCCCCGGCCCCGCCCCGTGA
- a CDS encoding universal stress protein has protein sequence MQWMPAQRCVVVGVDGSPNSLAALRRAADEARRRHARLDVVRVLPPGPGAGPLRTFREWLRLRALVARRVGRSQHLTTRLLIAYGEPGRVLAERAAHGELLVIGARAHSEHGDPFGGATVPAVRHGARCEITICADHRASLGGDPG, from the coding sequence ATGCAGTGGATGCCCGCCCAGCGGTGCGTCGTCGTCGGCGTCGACGGGTCACCGAACTCGCTCGCGGCGCTGCGCCGCGCCGCCGACGAGGCCCGGCGGCGGCACGCCCGGCTGGACGTGGTGCGCGTGCTGCCGCCGGGGCCGGGCGCCGGCCCGCTGCGGACGTTCCGGGAGTGGCTGCGGCTGCGCGCCCTGGTGGCCCGCCGGGTCGGCCGTTCCCAGCACCTCACCACCCGCCTGCTGATCGCCTACGGAGAGCCCGGCCGGGTCCTGGCGGAACGGGCCGCGCACGGCGAGCTGCTGGTCATCGGCGCCCGCGCCCACTCCGAGCACGGCGACCCGTTCGGCGGGGCGACCGTCCCGGCCGTCCGGCACGGCGCCCGCTGCGAGATCACCATCTGCGCGGACCACCGCGCGAGCCTGGGCGGCGATCCGGGGTGA
- a CDS encoding CBS domain-containing protein: MKTTETAVKAVMTTDVVTVGERTPFKEIVELLRRHRLHAVPVLDGDGRVAGIVSDSDLIMKEADPTSVEEDHLLAGPRRHREYRKAAGATAAEVMTSPAITVTPEAGLRTAAGRMRRHRIGRLPVTDPVTGALLGIVSRSDLLGVYDRPDAEIERDVLGEISGLATAPAVTGLEVEVRQGRVDVHGKVDLRSRIPSLMHQVRRVEGVVSARSRLQWRTDDLITAHYPYM, from the coding sequence GTGAAGACCACCGAAACCGCCGTGAAGGCGGTCATGACCACCGACGTGGTCACGGTCGGCGAGCGGACGCCGTTCAAGGAGATCGTCGAGCTGCTGCGGCGGCACCGCCTGCACGCGGTCCCGGTGCTGGACGGGGACGGCCGTGTCGCCGGGATCGTCTCCGACAGCGACCTGATCATGAAGGAGGCCGACCCGACCTCCGTCGAGGAGGACCACCTGCTGGCCGGTCCGCGCCGCCACCGCGAGTACCGGAAGGCGGCGGGCGCGACCGCGGCCGAGGTGATGACCTCCCCCGCGATCACCGTCACCCCCGAGGCGGGCCTGCGGACCGCGGCCGGCCGGATGCGGCGGCACCGGATCGGGCGGCTGCCGGTGACCGATCCGGTGACCGGCGCGCTGCTGGGGATCGTGAGCCGGTCCGACCTGCTCGGCGTGTACGACCGGCCCGACGCGGAGATCGAGCGGGACGTCCTCGGCGAGATCTCCGGCCTGGCCACCGCGCCCGCCGTGACGGGCCTGGAGGTGGAGGTGCGGCAGGGCCGGGTGGACGTGCACGGCAAGGTCGACCTGCGTTCGCGGATCCCGTCGCTGATGCACCAGGTCCGGCGGGTCGAGGGCGTGGTGTCGGCGCGGTCCCGCCTCCAGTGGCGCACCGACGACCTCATCACCGCGCACTACCCCTACATGTGA
- a CDS encoding OsmC family protein, with protein sequence MDDITVIHRMDDAFAVIIRDHVIHVDQPYSAGGMDAGPSPLELFVAGLAACAAHDGRRYLAAHGLPAEGLRARVRFSVKAGSPERVVRVDLVMEPPVRLSERDAAELQAAIRRCTVHNTFTEAPRIAVDVAASEPVA encoded by the coding sequence ATGGACGACATCACCGTGATCCACCGGATGGACGACGCCTTCGCCGTCATCATCCGCGACCATGTGATCCACGTGGACCAGCCCTACTCCGCCGGCGGGATGGACGCGGGGCCGTCGCCGCTGGAGCTGTTCGTCGCCGGGCTCGCCGCGTGCGCGGCGCACGACGGGCGCCGCTACCTCGCCGCCCACGGGCTGCCCGCCGAGGGCCTGCGGGCCAGGGTCCGCTTCTCGGTGAAGGCGGGCTCGCCCGAACGCGTGGTGCGCGTCGACCTGGTGATGGAGCCGCCGGTACGGCTGTCGGAGCGGGACGCGGCCGAGCTCCAGGCCGCCATCCGGCGCTGCACCGTGCACAACACGTTCACCGAGGCGCCGCGGATCGCCGTCGACGTCGCGGCGTCGGAACCCGTGGCCTGA
- a CDS encoding universal stress protein, which yields MSDPVLVGTDGSACADSAVDWAADDAALRGRPLQIVHSVDKGLYELPLFSPGQMAHQVAEAGERILAEAARRARERRPGVEVTTDLVAEGTATALEQRSRNAFELVVGNRGMGGFASLLVGSTSLRMAGHAAGPVVIVRGDVVPGHNEIVAGIDLEADPAETLRYAFEAAALRGARIRVMYAWRLGETLGRAGELDDKDVQEKLRWEVVKAHEPWRKTYPGIDVVEDVLQEHPVTALCDASRAADLVVVGAHDHNWFDVPRLGSVSHGVVHHAECPVVIARARTH from the coding sequence ATGTCCGATCCGGTACTCGTGGGCACCGACGGGTCCGCCTGCGCCGACAGCGCCGTGGACTGGGCGGCCGACGACGCCGCTCTGCGCGGCCGCCCGCTGCAGATCGTGCATTCGGTCGACAAGGGCCTCTACGAGCTCCCGCTGTTCTCGCCCGGCCAGATGGCCCACCAGGTGGCCGAGGCCGGCGAGAGGATCCTCGCGGAGGCCGCGCGGCGCGCCCGCGAGCGGCGGCCCGGCGTCGAGGTGACCACGGATCTGGTCGCCGAGGGGACCGCCACGGCGCTGGAGCAGCGGTCCCGGAACGCCTTCGAGCTGGTGGTGGGGAACCGGGGCATGGGCGGGTTCGCCAGCCTGCTGGTCGGCTCCACCAGCCTGCGGATGGCCGGCCACGCGGCCGGGCCGGTCGTGATCGTCCGCGGGGACGTCGTCCCCGGGCACAACGAGATCGTCGCGGGGATCGACCTGGAGGCCGACCCCGCCGAGACGCTGCGGTACGCCTTCGAGGCGGCCGCCCTGCGCGGAGCCCGGATCAGGGTGATGTACGCCTGGCGGCTCGGCGAGACGCTGGGCCGGGCCGGGGAACTCGACGACAAGGACGTCCAGGAGAAGCTGCGGTGGGAGGTCGTCAAGGCGCACGAGCCCTGGCGCAAGACCTACCCGGGCATCGACGTGGTGGAGGACGTCCTGCAGGAGCACCCCGTCACCGCGCTGTGCGACGCGTCCCGGGCCGCCGACCTGGTCGTGGTGGGGGCGCACGACCACAACTGGTTCGACGTCCCCCGGCTCGGCTCGGTCAGCCATGGCGTCGTCCACCATGCCGAGTGCCCGGTCGTCATCGCCCGTGCCCGCACCCACTGA